In the Salvelinus fontinalis isolate EN_2023a chromosome 34, ASM2944872v1, whole genome shotgun sequence genome, one interval contains:
- the cfap70 gene encoding cilia- and flagella-associated protein 70 isoform X1, with the protein MEQFRGARDKVTLVKITVLRGNNLRGNKAECILNYVRAEFNGIVLGDSQKLDAAVDQSVDYNFTCSFECSDAAHTLDDMAHKPVILTVIEVLPKEKKQKEEKTAVIGQAIVDLLPLLHGQVSFFSTVLLHPTPGSPAEAASQEGSCKPSLDVTVCVPEPLLSGVQLSDSNLLKVTVETAYSVPEVWNPVSGSGPPSSYVAALQVPLTAEKEQVLMFSNGLLKVGGESEPMGRPRKWPLGPLLAPGAQFIPGVSMEGEPIEMEDGDLTSIEDRDFRKEAETNKKRVSWDTERRCFLDADGAACLTHRIAESRLWPVEVMRSPQVGATKGGKAGKDKGGEDETQLSFHGVAYVDMAPLLYPGARRVRGAYRLYPFYDSDLLVKAKRNISVLRESIRAPATQGRGRAPSSVGSCKAIPSKLFDGGHKGGKDTKESPKRPGTQGKSAPIGSDSVTLVETEQQQQVNTEGQMYADSRTYIIIEIALEKSLVPKRSPEELAKRVMELIPPRAPLPRRPAGAERAVQEYQAQIASVAGQVLEQYQQLFGPAFLPGEKPLDPTSQEQRKTKLLGELNYSGKYFAFKEQIKYSVVRIVREKMLRTEAFSDPEQLQAFLSQLYVFLVDEMHVALNKTLSVDAQETQPRPLVDCAQLVHFAKEAQLNGDYQLAAQYYQEQLTRDRSDPAHWFDYGVLYMLTADYQKAEECFHYAVSMEQTHLPSLLMCGILAEMDGRLEEAETFFEGATCVDPANVVAWTLFGLFYEGQENSIQTEMAFLEATKQQRAALVVTPPCRVETRVESPDLGEEEQEVANCESLTIKPDVDGDTEASVVTGSQSCQGSMPGEGYKGGAEAEPSAMRHLATPTRLNTTIYMETVQFLLQNNALQMAQRALAQELLCPEGGLSSSYHLALARLQLLRAEYGSAESSLKEALNDSFQDPDVWALFGHIHHLTGEFGKAQECYERTLDFVTDATDTHPIYLRLGSIYLQEGEFQRAKTTYLRACKSSPSCLTWLGLGIACYRLGELTEAEDALTEANILNNGNAEVWGYLSLVCLQTGRRLEAEQSYKYALKLNFQKEAVLREIKALQDHVGFGNPCF; encoded by the exons ATGGAACAATTTCGTGGTGCGAGAGACAAAGTAACACTCGTGAAAATAACAGTACTTCGTGGAAATAACCTG AGGGGCAACAAGGCTGAGTGCATCCTGAACTATGTGAGGGCTGAGTTCAATGGCATCGTCCTGGGGGATTCCCAGAAGCTGGATGCTGCTGTGGATCAGAGCGTGGACTACAACTTCACCTGCAGCTTTGAGTGCTCAGATGCTGCCCACACATTAGATGACATGGCACACAAACCTGTCATAT TGACAGTGATTGAGGTCCTTCCCAAGGAGAAGAAGCAGAAGGAGGAGAAGACTGCAGTTATAGGGCAAGCTATAGTGGACTTGCTACCTCTCTTGCATG GTCAGGTCAGCTTCTTCTCCACTGTGCTTCTTCATCCAACTCCTGGCTCACCTGCGGAGGCAGCCTCACAGGAGGGCAGCTGTAAA CCATCTCTAGATGTGACCGTCTGTGTTCCCGAGCCTCTGCTATCCGGCGTCCAGCTGTCTGACTCCAACCTGCTGAAGGTTACTGTGGAGACAGCTTACTCTGTCCCGGAGGTGTGGAACCCTGTCTCTGGGTCTGGTCCTCCCTCCAGCTACGTGGCTGCCCTGCAGGTTCCCCTCACTGCAGAG AAAGAGCAGGTGCTGATGTTCTCCAATGGGCTGCTGAAGGTGGGCGGGGAGAGTGAACCCATGGGAAGACCCAGAAAGTGGCCCCTGGGTCCCCTGTTGGCTCCTGGAGCTCAATTCATACCAGGTGTCTCCATGGAGGGAGAGCCCATTGAAATGGAGGATGGGGATCTCACCAGCATAGAG GACAGGGATTTCCGGAAAGAAGCGGAGACCAATAAGAAGAGAGTGAGCTGGGACACAGAGCGTCGTTGCTTTCTGGATGCAGATGGTGCAGCCTG tctgaccCATAGGATAGCAGAAAGCAGACTGTGGCCAGTAGAGGTCATGAGGTCACCACAGGTTGGAGCCACTAAGGGAGGGAAGGCTGGCAAAGACAAGGGA GGTGAGGATGAGAcccaactctccttccatggtgTGGCATACGTGGACATGGCGCCCCTGTTGTACCCCGGGGCGAGGCGTGTCCGTGGGGCATACCGGCTCTACCCCTTCTACGACTCTGACCTACTGGTCAAG GCTAAGAGAAACATCAGTGTTCTGAGAGAGAGTATCAGGGCTCCGGCCACCCAGGGACGAGGTAGGGCCCCCTCCTCCGTAGGCTCCTGCAAGGCGATCCCTAGTAAGCTGTTTGACGGCGGTCACAAGGGCGGGAAGGACACCAAGGAATCGCCCAAAAGG CCCGGGACACAGGGGAAGTCAGCACCCATTGGCTCTGATAGTGTGACGCTGGTTGAAACTGAACAGCAGCAACAAGTGAACACAGAGGGTCAG ATGTATGCAGATTCCAGAACCTACATCATCATTGAAATCGCTCTTGAGAAGTCACTGGTGCCAAAGAGATCACCGGAAGAGTTAGCCAAAAG GGTGATGGAGCTGATACCTCCCAGAGCTCCTTTGCCTCGCAGACCTGCTGGAGCAGAGAGA GCTGTGCAggagtaccaggcccagatagccAGTGTGGCAGGCCAGGTGTTGGAGCAGTACCAGCAGCTGTTCGGGCCTGCCTTCCTGCCCGGAGAGAAGCCTCTGGACCCAACCAGCCAGGAGCAGCGCAAGACCAAGCTCCTGGGAGAACTCAACTATTCTGGGAAGTACTTTGCTTTCAAAGAGCAGATTAAG TACTCTGTGGTGCGTATCGTGAGGGAGAAGATGCTGCGGACCGAGGCCTTCTCAGATCCTGAGCAGCTGCAGGCCTTCCTCAGCCAGCTCTATGTGTTCCTGGTGGACGAGATGCACGTCGCCCTCAACAag ACGTTGTCAGTGGATGCCCAGGAGACTCAGCCTCGCCCCCTGGTGGACTGTGCCCAGCTCGTACACTTTGCCAAGGAGGCCCAGCTCAACGGAGACTACCAGCTAGCTGCCCAGTACTACCAGGAG CAGCTGACTCGTGACCGTAGCGACCCAGCCCACTGGTTTGACTACGGGGTGTTGTACATGCTGACGGCTGACTACCAGAAGGCTGAGGAGTGCTTCCACTACGCTGTGTCCATGGAGCAAACACACCTGCCCAG tttGCTTATGTGTGGTATCCTGGCAGAGATGGATGGACGCCTTGAGGAGGCAGAGACATTCTTTGAAGGAGCCACGTGTGTGGACCCGGCCAATGTGGTGGCCTGGACTCTGTTTG GCCTGTTCTATGAGGGCCAGGAGAACTCCATCCAGACAGAGATGGCCTTCCTGGAGGCCACCAAgcagcagagggcagccctggtGGTCACCCCACCCTGCAGGGTGGAGACAAGGGTGGAGTCACCagacctgggggaggaggagcaggaggtggCTAACTGTGAGTCGCTAACCATCAAGCCAG ATGTGGATGGAGACACAGAAGCCAGTGTGGTGACCGGGTCTCAGAGCTGCCAGGGCAGCATGCCTGGGGAGGGATACAAGGGAGGTGCTGAGGCTGAACCTAGTGCCATGCGACACTTAGCAACCCCCACCAGACtaaacaccaccatctatatgGAGACAGTGCAGTTCCTGCTGCAGAACAACGCACTACAG ATGGCCCAGAGAGCGCTGGCCCAGGAGCTCTTGTGTCCAGAGGGGGGTCTGAGCAGCTCCTACCACCTGGCCCTGGCCCGCCTGCAGCTGCTCAGGGCAGAGTACGGCAGCGCCGAGTCCAGCCTGAAGGAGGCACTCAACGACAGCTTTCAG GACCCAGATGTATGGGCGTTGTTTGGGCACATACACCACCTGACTGGGGAGTTTGGGAAGGCCCAGGAGTGTTACGAGAGAACCCTGGACTTTGTGACGGatgccacagacacacaccccatctacctGCGCCTGGGATCCATCTACCTGCAGGAAGGGGAG TTTCAGAGGGCGAAAACAACTTACCTGCGCGCCTGCAAGAGCTCCCCCTCCTGCCTCACCTGGCTGGGACTAGGGATCGCCTGTTACCGG CTAGGGGAGCTGACTGAAGCAGAGGATGCACTGACAGAGGCCAACATCCTGAACAACGGGAACGCGGAGGTGTGGGGTTACCTGTCTCTAGTTTGTTTGCAG ACGGGCCGAAGACTTGAGGCAGAGCAGTCCTACAAATACGCCCTGAAG TTGAACTTCCAGAAAGAGGCAGTTCTTCGTGAGATCAAGGCACTCCAAGATCATGTTGGCTTTGGAAATCCATGTTTCTGA
- the cfap70 gene encoding cilia- and flagella-associated protein 70 isoform X2 — MEQFRGARDKVTLVKITVLRGNNLRGNKAECILNYVRAEFNGIVLGDSQKLDAAVDQSVDYNFTCSFECSDAAHTLDDMAHKPVILTVIEVLPKEKKQKEEKTAVIGQAIVDLLPLLHGQVSFFSTVLLHPTPGSPAEAASQEGSCKPSLDVTVCVPEPLLSGVQLSDSNLLKVTVETAYSVPEVWNPVSGSGPPSSYVAALQVPLTAEKEQVLMFSNGLLKVGGESEPMGRPRKWPLGPLLAPGAQFIPGVSMEGEPIEMEDGDLTSIEDRDFRKEAETNKKRVSWDTERRCFLDADGAACLTHRIAESRLWPVEVMRSPQVGATKGGKAGKDKGGEDETQLSFHGVAYVDMAPLLYPGARRVRGAYRLYPFYDSDLLVKAKRNISVLRESIRAPATQGRGRAPSSVGSCKAIPSKLFDGGHKGGKDTKESPKRPGTQGKSAPIGSDSVTLVETEQQQQVNTEGQMYADSRTYIIIEIALEKSLVPKRSPEELAKRVMELIPPRAPLPRRPAGAERAVQEYQAQIASVAGQVLEQYQQLFGPAFLPGEKPLDPTSQEQRKTKLLGELNYSGKYFAFKEQIKYSVVRIVREKMLRTEAFSDPEQLQAFLSQLYVFLVDEMHVALNKTLSVDAQETQPRPLVDCAQLVHFAKEAQLNGDYQLAAQYYQEQLTRDRSDPAHWFDYGVLYMLTADYQKAEECFHYAVSMEQTHLPSLLMCGILAEMDGRLEEAETFFEGATCVDPANVVAWTLFGLFYEGQENSIQTEMAFLEATKQQRAALVVTPPCRVETRVESPDLGEEEQEVANCESLTIKPDVDGDTEASVVTGSQSCQGSMPGEGYKGGAEAEPSAMRHLATPTRLNTTIYMETVQFLLQNNALQMAQRALAQELLCPEGGLSSSYHLALARLQLLRAEYGSAESSLKEALNDSFQDPDVWALFGHIHHLTGEFGKAQECYERTLDFVTDATDTHPIYLRLGSIYLQEGEFQRAKTTYLRACKSSPSCLTWLGLGIACYRLGELTEAEDALTEANILNNGNAEVWGYLSLVCLQTGRRLEAEQSYKYALKKEAVLREIKALQDHVGFGNPCF, encoded by the exons ATGGAACAATTTCGTGGTGCGAGAGACAAAGTAACACTCGTGAAAATAACAGTACTTCGTGGAAATAACCTG AGGGGCAACAAGGCTGAGTGCATCCTGAACTATGTGAGGGCTGAGTTCAATGGCATCGTCCTGGGGGATTCCCAGAAGCTGGATGCTGCTGTGGATCAGAGCGTGGACTACAACTTCACCTGCAGCTTTGAGTGCTCAGATGCTGCCCACACATTAGATGACATGGCACACAAACCTGTCATAT TGACAGTGATTGAGGTCCTTCCCAAGGAGAAGAAGCAGAAGGAGGAGAAGACTGCAGTTATAGGGCAAGCTATAGTGGACTTGCTACCTCTCTTGCATG GTCAGGTCAGCTTCTTCTCCACTGTGCTTCTTCATCCAACTCCTGGCTCACCTGCGGAGGCAGCCTCACAGGAGGGCAGCTGTAAA CCATCTCTAGATGTGACCGTCTGTGTTCCCGAGCCTCTGCTATCCGGCGTCCAGCTGTCTGACTCCAACCTGCTGAAGGTTACTGTGGAGACAGCTTACTCTGTCCCGGAGGTGTGGAACCCTGTCTCTGGGTCTGGTCCTCCCTCCAGCTACGTGGCTGCCCTGCAGGTTCCCCTCACTGCAGAG AAAGAGCAGGTGCTGATGTTCTCCAATGGGCTGCTGAAGGTGGGCGGGGAGAGTGAACCCATGGGAAGACCCAGAAAGTGGCCCCTGGGTCCCCTGTTGGCTCCTGGAGCTCAATTCATACCAGGTGTCTCCATGGAGGGAGAGCCCATTGAAATGGAGGATGGGGATCTCACCAGCATAGAG GACAGGGATTTCCGGAAAGAAGCGGAGACCAATAAGAAGAGAGTGAGCTGGGACACAGAGCGTCGTTGCTTTCTGGATGCAGATGGTGCAGCCTG tctgaccCATAGGATAGCAGAAAGCAGACTGTGGCCAGTAGAGGTCATGAGGTCACCACAGGTTGGAGCCACTAAGGGAGGGAAGGCTGGCAAAGACAAGGGA GGTGAGGATGAGAcccaactctccttccatggtgTGGCATACGTGGACATGGCGCCCCTGTTGTACCCCGGGGCGAGGCGTGTCCGTGGGGCATACCGGCTCTACCCCTTCTACGACTCTGACCTACTGGTCAAG GCTAAGAGAAACATCAGTGTTCTGAGAGAGAGTATCAGGGCTCCGGCCACCCAGGGACGAGGTAGGGCCCCCTCCTCCGTAGGCTCCTGCAAGGCGATCCCTAGTAAGCTGTTTGACGGCGGTCACAAGGGCGGGAAGGACACCAAGGAATCGCCCAAAAGG CCCGGGACACAGGGGAAGTCAGCACCCATTGGCTCTGATAGTGTGACGCTGGTTGAAACTGAACAGCAGCAACAAGTGAACACAGAGGGTCAG ATGTATGCAGATTCCAGAACCTACATCATCATTGAAATCGCTCTTGAGAAGTCACTGGTGCCAAAGAGATCACCGGAAGAGTTAGCCAAAAG GGTGATGGAGCTGATACCTCCCAGAGCTCCTTTGCCTCGCAGACCTGCTGGAGCAGAGAGA GCTGTGCAggagtaccaggcccagatagccAGTGTGGCAGGCCAGGTGTTGGAGCAGTACCAGCAGCTGTTCGGGCCTGCCTTCCTGCCCGGAGAGAAGCCTCTGGACCCAACCAGCCAGGAGCAGCGCAAGACCAAGCTCCTGGGAGAACTCAACTATTCTGGGAAGTACTTTGCTTTCAAAGAGCAGATTAAG TACTCTGTGGTGCGTATCGTGAGGGAGAAGATGCTGCGGACCGAGGCCTTCTCAGATCCTGAGCAGCTGCAGGCCTTCCTCAGCCAGCTCTATGTGTTCCTGGTGGACGAGATGCACGTCGCCCTCAACAag ACGTTGTCAGTGGATGCCCAGGAGACTCAGCCTCGCCCCCTGGTGGACTGTGCCCAGCTCGTACACTTTGCCAAGGAGGCCCAGCTCAACGGAGACTACCAGCTAGCTGCCCAGTACTACCAGGAG CAGCTGACTCGTGACCGTAGCGACCCAGCCCACTGGTTTGACTACGGGGTGTTGTACATGCTGACGGCTGACTACCAGAAGGCTGAGGAGTGCTTCCACTACGCTGTGTCCATGGAGCAAACACACCTGCCCAG tttGCTTATGTGTGGTATCCTGGCAGAGATGGATGGACGCCTTGAGGAGGCAGAGACATTCTTTGAAGGAGCCACGTGTGTGGACCCGGCCAATGTGGTGGCCTGGACTCTGTTTG GCCTGTTCTATGAGGGCCAGGAGAACTCCATCCAGACAGAGATGGCCTTCCTGGAGGCCACCAAgcagcagagggcagccctggtGGTCACCCCACCCTGCAGGGTGGAGACAAGGGTGGAGTCACCagacctgggggaggaggagcaggaggtggCTAACTGTGAGTCGCTAACCATCAAGCCAG ATGTGGATGGAGACACAGAAGCCAGTGTGGTGACCGGGTCTCAGAGCTGCCAGGGCAGCATGCCTGGGGAGGGATACAAGGGAGGTGCTGAGGCTGAACCTAGTGCCATGCGACACTTAGCAACCCCCACCAGACtaaacaccaccatctatatgGAGACAGTGCAGTTCCTGCTGCAGAACAACGCACTACAG ATGGCCCAGAGAGCGCTGGCCCAGGAGCTCTTGTGTCCAGAGGGGGGTCTGAGCAGCTCCTACCACCTGGCCCTGGCCCGCCTGCAGCTGCTCAGGGCAGAGTACGGCAGCGCCGAGTCCAGCCTGAAGGAGGCACTCAACGACAGCTTTCAG GACCCAGATGTATGGGCGTTGTTTGGGCACATACACCACCTGACTGGGGAGTTTGGGAAGGCCCAGGAGTGTTACGAGAGAACCCTGGACTTTGTGACGGatgccacagacacacaccccatctacctGCGCCTGGGATCCATCTACCTGCAGGAAGGGGAG TTTCAGAGGGCGAAAACAACTTACCTGCGCGCCTGCAAGAGCTCCCCCTCCTGCCTCACCTGGCTGGGACTAGGGATCGCCTGTTACCGG CTAGGGGAGCTGACTGAAGCAGAGGATGCACTGACAGAGGCCAACATCCTGAACAACGGGAACGCGGAGGTGTGGGGTTACCTGTCTCTAGTTTGTTTGCAG ACGGGCCGAAGACTTGAGGCAGAGCAGTCCTACAAATACGCCCTGAAG AAAGAGGCAGTTCTTCGTGAGATCAAGGCACTCCAAGATCATGTTGGCTTTGGAAATCCATGTTTCTGA